agctctggacccctcccccagttcaatTGCTGCTTCCTTTTCCCCTTCAGAAGCAGTGAAtcaatggacagagagagagagagagagagattggtgCCTTGAGatgtctgccccttctttttatgGTCCTATCCCTCCTTTGAGAAACATTTCCACCTGGTTTCCAGAAGACAAAACGTCTTtgtagaaggatgttccctgctgcttttctctCACCTTTTTTGGGCTTTCTTTGTTtaccttcctgcttgatgactctgatTACTGTTAAGACACAAAATTAACCagcacacacatttctttgtttaagacagaATAGTTTGCCAGCCTCCTTTTGGAACATGTATTCATAACATGATACAGtgtaatcttataacttcacatacattataaaatatattaatatttccGACGAGAGAATGACTATTTCTAGTTGATGCATAGATTTACTTAGCATCTTACAGCTGAGCTCTCTGTGCAGATAATATGCATACAAGCGGAATGGTTTTGTAAACTGCAGAAGTCAGTAGCATGCTGTGGCATCCCCCTGAACTCCTCTGGTCATCATGTGGTCTCCATCAAGCAAAATGACTGAACATATCTTTCATACTTTGGGGAGTAACTAGCAAGGGAAGGACATGGAATACCATGGTGATTGGCATGCCATTTGTAGCTCAAAAATCTGGAGTACTCTTACATGTCTTACAGGTTTACTTTCCACCTACTGGGGCCAGGACAAGCAGGTTACTCTGGAACCAGGAATAACTGAGAAGATACCAACTACAGCCGGAAACAATTAGTACGTTTCACCTGTATCTAACTTTCTGGTCCTTTGATTCCAAATTTGTTGctaaggctggttgaaaatttttcttgAGAAGTTTTTTTGATGGGAAATTGGattttacattttactttttttcccaaGAAATTATGTTTCCCCTGCAAATTGTAAGCTCTCCATCAAAATACCAAACACCCCTCATCCCTAAACCATGACTTTGGGACTCTGGTGATGTTCCAGGGCACTTCAGCAAGGGGAGAGACCATCATGAATCATGGGGGATGTAGTCCAACCTGGGAGCCTTACCCGTCAAAGAGTAGTAGGGTGTGTAGTAAGGTGGTGTGTAGTATCTGAGGAACCCCCATGGTACTTCTGAGTCAAAATATCAAGTTTTTACCTAAAAGATtttggtgtaaaaaaaaaattgtggatcAGGTCTTCGGAGTATCCAGCTTGCACTGAAAGCAGCAGGATGAAATATGCCCCTAACCTCACACTCTGTAACTCTGATAGAAATTGCATCATTTAATAACACTGTAAGAAAGAGTAGGTCAAATTAATCCCCAGGGCACCAATTACACCAAGGGTGGCTTTGGTTCACTGAATGCATTAATTCGGTGTTGTGTCTCTCTGAGCTCAGATATTCCCAAGGGCTTCAGGAATCATATCCCATAGATCACATATCTCAGTATAAAACTTCCCGAAGGCTCCAAACTGGCAGTTTCTATAAATGGTGAAACACcaccatctctctttctctctcttctcagcaggtACGTGCTATTGTCCTGAattacagtcacacacacacacacagacaccacgGGGATCAGCAGGTATTGAATTCCAGACCTCCAGCACCAAAAGCCTCAGCCCCAACTCCTACCCCTTCAGCTAAAGGAGCAAACTGCTGGGTTGGAAAAAATAGGCAATTACCTAGTCACTGAAGCCAGGGCTTCCCATGATGTCTCTGGGTTTTCGTACAGGTTCCAGTAAATGCCAAAAAGCTTAATCAGCACAGTGAGCAACTTTACACCAAACAGACAAGCCAAGCCACAGAGCTCCCCTTGCCCAGAGAGGGTGGAAAGATTGACACTCCTTTACTCTCACCCATTCTTTAGCTAAGGAATAATCCCTTCAGACTGATTCTCTCACAACAGAGTCACAAGTCACAGTTTTCTGTTTGGAGTAGTGAACTGGAGTGTTTGTGTGGGGGCATGATTAACCTGTGTGTCATTGTATTTGCACAGCGTGTGCATTTTATCGAACACCTGGAATGACCAGCTGTGAACATCTGGCTCTGTGGACTAAGCCCTTCCCGGAGTGAGTACTGATGTCCATTGAGAAACTGATCTCCATTTATCTTCACTTACTTCATTGCAGAGAAGAGACAGGTTTTCTGCACCATCCACCTGCCCACATCTCTGTAGCAGCCTGATCTCTGTTCAGAGGAGATGGAAAAGGGAAATCACTCGGAGGTGACTGAGTTCATTCTCTCAGGACTGACAGATCGTCCGGAGCTGCAGGTCCCCCTATTTGGGTTGTTCCTCGTGATTTATGGTGCCACTGTGGTGGGGAACGGGGGGATGATCTTGTTAATCACAATTGATCCCCgactccacacccccatgtactttttcctcaggaatttgtctttctgtgacctctgcttTTCCTTGATAATTTCCCCTAAGATGCTGCTTAATTTCTTAGCCGAGACAAAAAGTATTTCCTACACTGCCTGCGCTGTGCAAATGTATTTCTCTGTTGTTTTTGGAGATGTTGAGtgcctcttgctggctgtgatggcgtatgaccgttatgtggccatctgtaacccGCTGTTCTATACAGTCACCATGTCCAGGCAGCTTTGTaaacagctggtggctggggtgtacgctgtgggggtggtggattCAATGATATACACATGTTGTACATTTcggctgtcattctgcagctccaacgtcatcaatcatttcttctgtgacgTCCTCCCTCTGTTGGCGCTCTCCTGTTCTGAAACCCGCATCAATGAGATTGTGATGtttgctttcatgagctgcattaCAGTGAGCAGCTTTGTGACTGTTCTCCTCTCCTATGTCTATATCATCTCCGCCATCCTACAGATCCGCTCTCTCGAGGGCCGgcacaaagccttctccacctgcactttCCACTTGACCTCTGTGGTCCTGTCTTTTGGCACCCTCCTCTTCACGTATTTAAGTCCCACTTCCAGCTATTCCATGGACAGAGACAAAGTGACCTCAGTGTTTTACACGCTGgtgatccccatgttgaaccccctcatctacagcctgaggaacgcGGAGGTGAAGGACGCCCTGAGGAAAGCAATGAATAAACTCCTAACCAATTCTTGAATCTGTTTAAGTCTGTATTGGTTTAGTGGTTGGGAGTGGAAACAGGTGAATTCAATTCCCAGCCCATTACAAAGTAATTTCGCAGAGCCTGTGGGAGTATTGTTCTTTAttgtattgttattattattattattattattattattttgtattctgACAAGTTCTGCAGGTCCCAACTGAGATCGGTGGACAAAACATGGGAACCATCAtagggtcagagagagagagaataattttATGAGCTTGTGGTTAGGGGCATTCACTTAGAGGGTGACATATTCAAGTTCACGTCTCAGGACATTGGGTGGCAgttccaaaggggtttctgtgacccaacccattaCACAGAGTTCAGGAATAAAATTAGGAATaaaaaagtatgtgtgtgtggtcGGAGATAGGTAGTTTAgggtggacattaggaaaaacatcttaacagtgagggtggctgtgcactggaataacttgcccaggaaggttgtggaatctccaccactggagatttttaagagcaggttacacaaacacctgccagggatggtagATAATACTCAGTTGTGCTGTGAGTGCAGGGAagtggagtagatgacctcttgaggtcccttacaGTCCTGTGATTCCATGATTGCATAAGGAGCCCTGTACTGGGAGGAAGAGGGACGCCAGCCCGAGCACTGGGCAGGGCAAGGGACACAGACCTGCCAACACTTGATATTCAGCTCCACTGTACCCcccaacacatgcacacacagagtgcCTAATGCAcaccaaatgcacacacacacacacacacacagaaggtgcaGTACACACTCACACAATGCCCACtacaacacacacagaaccaACTgcacacgaacacacacacacacagtccaacACTGAGCTCAATCAGAATGCAGAATAATCTCTGCTGGGAGCTGGGACAACTGCAATATTTCCAACTCTTCTGAACAAAGAGAACCGAAGGGGATtctgctgccctggcagggagatAGGACTAGATTTCCCAACTGGTCTTTTCCATCAACAGCTTTTCTGAGGCCTGGTTTAGGCTTAAAAAATAGATCAACAGAACTCTGTCACACAAGGCAGGGAaatttttcacaccctgtgcaAGGTAGTTAGCTAGTGCTGACCCTTAGtgtcattcttccattgacccagctactgcctctcggggaagTGGATTAACACTTCCATAAATGTGGAAAACATCTGCGCTATGACACTGATGCACACCATAGCTGAGTCAATGTAATGGCTTTAGTATAGGCATTCTCTGAATCAATCGGGGTTGTTTCCCACTTCCCATTAAAgcaatttttctctccttttccatcaTTTCAATTATAGTTTGAAATGTTCTGAAACTGACTTGTTTGCCCATGACTTGGTGGTACCTCTTTGTTCTTTCTCCCTTCACTGACAATGGGTTAAGAGTGACGGAAGCAGCACCTGCTTAGAACCCTAAAATCAGACATAGAGccaaatctttccctgtttgctagcCACACCAGAGTAACCCTTAATACCTCTGGAGCTGCTTCCTTGGCCAGAAGAGGTTAAACTTGGCTTTTATGACTTTGGGATTTGCTCCCTGGAGCATCTTTGCTCCTAGGACAACAGATGTGCACAGCAAATGGAATTAATGTTGTTGCCATGTATgtccttgtggaaatggaacaCAGACGGCCAGAGAATCAGCTGGTCTGTATCGCTGTCTCTCCCTTGTGGTCATTTTAGCATGATACAAAACTGAGGTGACTATATTCCACTTTATTTGTTGGTCACCTCTCCAAACGTCTCTTTAAGTAATTTCCCAGCGTTGGGAAGCAAAGGTGTCTAGAAATGAGTGAATTTCTTCTGGGCTAATGATTTATTGTCAAAAACAATAGTGTTTGGATTGACATGAAACTCTTCACAAATATGTTACAGATATACCAAATAGCTTTGTCccaaaacaatgtgtgtgtgctgggggaggaTTTAGATGTCGGTCACAACACAGCCACTgtaggaggtggtggtggtcctTCCCTTTGGAATTTTTAGCCCAATAGTTGGGGTGTTCACTTGTGAGGcgagagatccaggttcaattcccactTCTGCCCTGTGCTTGGCAAAGCTCtatgtgacattgcactccatatgctttctGAAAATATCCTTCTGAATaagacataactggaatatactTTATGCTCAGCGCCCCTTGTAACATATCATTATAAATCTTATCATCTACGAaggtgttcatcctatttgtttacaTGGATTTTTTTATGTTTGgaattaggagaataagatataaacttgtattactgatttaGACATTAAATGGAAGCCTTTaaaggtgcttcagaatcaatgaactgtgaatggctttatttacctgcaagccttcctgtgtatgtgtgggagaaaccaggaagaatggagattGGGGTCTTatagtgacatgtgaccatgccACCAGATACTGAGCTCTATCTTGAAGCTGGTACTTTTCCTGAAGGGGGTGGAATTCGAAGGAAAGTTTTCCcaccttggggaagttctataaAAAGTGAGGAAGCAAACAATGAGTGTCTTCAGATGGCTTAAGGTTTCCCCACGGTGATACCTACAAGCACCTGGAAATACAAGGACTGTAACCACAGGGGTGGGTGAGAACAGGCTGGATCCAGGTCAGAAAATGCAGCTGGTCTGAGAAGGATTTTACCTGAAATAACAACTGGGGTGAGAAGTTAACATTTGTAACTGATTTctgagtgtattaagcttagttttgTACATTTTACTTTTTGATTTACTTTGTTCTATAGGTTACATCTTAAAACCACTTAAACCCTAATTttttacttaataaaatcacttttgttgaTTTATAAACTCAGTGTGAGTAATTGTTACcttggggggcaaacagctgtgcatatctttcttGAAGTGATATAGGGGGCGAACATGtatcattttaccctgtataagctttatacagagtaaaatggatttgtttggggttttgaTCTCATTGGGAGCTTGGTATCTGCATGCTGGAGACTGGTATCCTACTGAGCTTGTTTTAATCTAGATCCGTAGCTTTGTGGGGTAACCCAGACCtggggtctgtgttgcagcagaccggtgtgtctggctcaagaaggcagggttctggaggccaaGGATAGGAGGGAAAATCAGCTCAcgggtaatttcagcacatcagctgacagtcccaaagggggtctctgtgcactTGGGTTCCCTGCATCTCCAAAAAACATCCCAGCCCCTGGGGATGTGCTATTCCAATCTGGgtttctctcagtctctcctttcAAAGTGTTTCTACTGTGGATAGCTAATTGAATAACCATTATACAGCttcatacagagtaaaatggactTATTTGGGGTTTAGAGCCCTTTGGAAGCTGGGTGTCTACAGGTATCCTGCTGAGCTGGTTTCAGTCTAGATCTGAAGTTTTGGGGGTGTGGCCCGGACCcttggtctgtgttgcagcaggctagagtgtctggctcaacaaggcagggttctggaggcccaggctgcagggaaaTCAGCACACCAGATGACAGGAGGAAGGGAGGTGGGTTGCATGCTTGGAGATACTTTGTTTCAGCAGCTGCAGAGATCTTAAGTGTTAACCACCAGTGCCTAACGCATGAAGTGAAATACAGTCACCTCTGTTTAGTATCATATTCAAAAGGCCTCACAGGAGAGACAGTGATCGAGACCAGCTGATTCTCTCGCCCTCTGtgttccatttccacaaggaaagaCTCAGGGACAACATTAATTGCATGTGCTGTGCACACTTGTTATCCTGGGAGCAAATCTCAAAGTCAACCCAGGAAGCAGCTCCAGAGGTATAAAGGGTAACGTTGGTGTggttagcaaacagggaaagattcaaCTCTGATTTTACGGTTCTGATTTCAGGGTTCTCAGCAGGTACTGCTTCCGTCCTCAACTCATTGTCCGtgaaggaagggaaaacaaagaggTACCACCAATTCATGGGCAAACAAGTCAGTTTCAGTGCATTTCAGCCTTTAATTGAAATGACAGTGAGCCATTcatgggagggaaaggaaggaatTATTCTGAGAGGAGAAATTTCAACTTTTGTGAACATATTTACCTATCAAAAGAAGGAAAGATCTTtataagggagggagaagagtgattggaaaaggagagaaaaatagctTTACGAGGAAAGAGGAAAACTCCC
The nucleotide sequence above comes from Caretta caretta isolate rCarCar2 chromosome 6, rCarCar1.hap1, whole genome shotgun sequence. Encoded proteins:
- the LOC142072298 gene encoding olfactory receptor 8U3-like, with protein sequence MEKGNHSEVTEFILSGLTDRPELQVPLFGLFLVIYGATVVGNGGMILLITIDPRLHTPMYFFLRNLSFCDLCFSLIISPKMLLNFLAETKSISYTACAVQMYFSVVFGDVECLLLAVMAYDRYVAICNPLFYTVTMSRQLCKQLVAGVYAVGVVDSMIYTCCTFRLSFCSSNVINHFFCDVLPLLALSCSETRINEIVMFAFMSCITVSSFVTVLLSYVYIISAILQIRSLEGRHKAFSTCTFHLTSVVLSFGTLLFTYLSPTSSYSMDRDKVTSVFYTLVIPMLNPLIYSLRNAEVKDALRKAMNKLLTNS